CTCGATGAAGAAACGGCCCATCGAATACCAGATCAGATAGCTGAAAAAGACTTCACCCCGCCGCGGATTCCATCTCTGAAGGAGAAACAGCAGGAGAAAGCCGACAAAATCCCAGATGGATTCATATAAGAATGTCGGATGGTAATAGACGCCTTGAATGTTCATCTGCTGGATGATCCAGTCAGGCAAGTGCAGGCTCTGCAAAAATGCGAGACTGACCGGCGAGCCGTGCGCCTCCTGGTTGATGAAATTGCCCCACCGGCCGATCGCTTGTCCCAAAATAATACTGGGTGCCACGATGTCGGCAAGATGGAGATAGCGTACCGCCTTTTTTTTCACGAAGAAATAACCGGCAATCAATGCGCCGATCAATCCGCCATGGATGGCCAACCCGCCTTTCCACACAGCGATGATGTCGGCCGGGTGCAGGGCGTAATAATCCCATTCAAACAGCACGTAATACAGACGCGCGCCGACGATCGCGGAAGGAATCACCCAGATCATCATATCCAGGAACAGTTCGCTGTCCAATCCATGCCGTCTTCCCTCTCGAATGGCCAACCAGAGTCCGATCAGGGCAGCTGTGCCCATGATGATGCCGTACCAATGGACTTGCAAAGGGCCGAGGGAAAAGGCGACAGGATCGATGACCATGGCCAAGTGCATGTGTGTGTCGCGCTCCCTTCTCAGTAACGTATCCGTTCTCATTTGGATCTCGATGACGATGCAATGATCGTCTCGTCATCCGCTATGTTCGCTTTTACCATTTTACCGTACTTCTACGGCAAATGAAAATGAACGGGTGATTAAAAAAAGCGCCCACCGAGTGGGCATATATTCCGGCTACGCTTTCACCGTCACTTCCCTTTCAGCAACTCACCGTACGGCATCTGGCTGATCACCCACACCATCATCCAAGACAGTCCCGTCACCGCCACCAGCATAAACGAAAACTCCTGCCAGGAAGCTTCAGGAAACAAATGCGGCGTAACGCGGCTCAACAGGTTGAGCAAAAATGGGTGGACGAGATACAACCCGTAGGAGTATCGCCCCAGTACCGCGACCCACGACCGTTTCCACCGTTCCCCCAGCTGAAACCACAAGATCAATGAAGTGATGGAATAAATCGAGACAGTGAAGTTGTAAAAACCGAACCGCCTGCGAAAAAAGCTCTCGGCCAACGTCAGGATGACCATTGATCCAAAGATGAGAGAGACGCCCGTCGTCGACAATCGATCGATCATCCGTTTCAGCCGATCTACTCGTTGGCCCAACCACCCGCCCAGACAAAAATAAAAAAGCCACGTCGGAAACAGAGAAATCGCGTTTTCCGTGTATTCCTCGCTCCATTCTGGACGACCAGCGCCGTCCCACCATGTCATCGCTTCCGATAGTGCATACACCATCAGTGCCAAAGCCACCATGGTGAGACCGCCGAACCGGCGAAAGCCCCAGAACAGGACGGGCAGAATCAGGTAAAACTGCACCATCACAAACACGAAATAGAGATGATAGTAAGCGCGCCCCGTCAACAGCGCCATCACGAAGTCCTCCGCTGTATGCGGCGCCGTCTCGGGATGAAATGTCCACGCGTACGCAACATAAAATACGGACCAAATGAGATAGGGAACCAGGATGAAACGGGCGCGCTTTTTCATAAATCGTGTCATTGAAAATCCGGAGCCATAATACCGGTGAAACAAAAACAATCCCGACAGCATGAAGAAAACGGGTACGCTAAACCGGCTGATCTGGTTGATCGCCAGGTAGATACCGCCGTCGGTAGTCGGCACTGTATCCCGCAAACTGAATGCTGTCACATGAATCAAAATGACCCCGAGGATGGCAATCCCCTTGATGAAATCAGCTTCCCGGATTCGTGTTTCCATGGTGTGAAACCCCCATCCACCAAAATTCCGGGCGCCTGTCTCTCAGGGTCTCTTTTCCCTATACAGGGATAATCAAACGTCTAATCCAATTCATCGGCATCTTCAATTGCTTG
Above is a genomic segment from Polycladomyces subterraneus containing:
- the lgt gene encoding prolipoprotein diacylglyceryl transferase; translated protein: MHLAMVIDPVAFSLGPLQVHWYGIIMGTAALIGLWLAIREGRRHGLDSELFLDMMIWVIPSAIVGARLYYVLFEWDYYALHPADIIAVWKGGLAIHGGLIGALIAGYFFVKKKAVRYLHLADIVAPSIILGQAIGRWGNFINQEAHGSPVSLAFLQSLHLPDWIIQQMNIQGVYYHPTFLYESIWDFVGFLLLFLLQRWNPRRGEVFFSYLIWYSMGRFFIEGLRTDSLTFNGPDWLAHLLNLLWTPMTVKFTPGMMMDGNIRIAQLVSVTLVLAGILLIVVRRMRGNTEPYLSKAEITDASVSRAE
- a CDS encoding acyltransferase, giving the protein METRIREADFIKGIAILGVILIHVTAFSLRDTVPTTDGGIYLAINQISRFSVPVFFMLSGLFLFHRYYGSGFSMTRFMKKRARFILVPYLIWSVFYVAYAWTFHPETAPHTAEDFVMALLTGRAYYHLYFVFVMVQFYLILPVLFWGFRRFGGLTMVALALMVYALSEAMTWWDGAGRPEWSEEYTENAISLFPTWLFYFCLGGWLGQRVDRLKRMIDRLSTTGVSLIFGSMVILTLAESFFRRRFGFYNFTVSIYSITSLILWFQLGERWKRSWVAVLGRYSYGLYLVHPFLLNLLSRVTPHLFPEASWQEFSFMLVAVTGLSWMMVWVISQMPYGELLKGK